One window of the Ureibacillus sp. FSL W7-1570 genome contains the following:
- a CDS encoding macro domain-containing protein, whose translation MPLKIVQKDITTMKVDAIVNAANTRLQMGGGVCGAIFRAAGVDELRKACDQIGHCPVGKAVITDGFRLPAKQIIHTVGPVWQGGHQHEAELLSSCYKESLKLAMEHGCRSIAFPVISSGIFGYPKREALQVAITTIQTFLETHEIDVYITIFDEEMARISKELLNG comes from the coding sequence ATGCCACTCAAAATAGTGCAGAAGGATATTACCACCATGAAAGTGGATGCCATCGTCAATGCGGCAAATACCCGATTGCAAATGGGCGGAGGAGTGTGCGGAGCGATTTTCCGCGCGGCTGGCGTGGATGAGTTGCGGAAGGCCTGTGACCAAATCGGGCATTGTCCCGTGGGGAAAGCGGTCATCACAGATGGCTTCCGGCTGCCGGCAAAACAGATCATTCATACAGTTGGGCCTGTTTGGCAGGGAGGTCACCAGCATGAAGCCGAATTGCTTTCATCCTGTTACAAGGAGTCGTTGAAACTGGCAATGGAGCATGGCTGCCGTTCCATCGCCTTTCCGGTCATTTCTTCGGGGATTTTTGGCTATCCAAAAAGAGAAGCGCTCCAAGTAGCCATCACGACAATCCAAACATTCCTCGAAACACATGAAATAGATGTCTATATCACCATTTTTGACGAGGAAATGGCGCGCATCAGCAAAGAACTGCTGAACGGGTAG
- a CDS encoding amphi-Trp domain-containing protein encodes MDETKKTMNEQKPQPQVLIKHKEVQSVQAFAAMLEKMAQKLKQEGKFTFVQGTEQVEVAPGDPVKVDYKYTVKGDKHEFEIEIEWSPNRASAGKMSIE; translated from the coding sequence ATGGACGAAACAAAGAAAACCATGAACGAACAAAAACCTCAACCCCAAGTGCTCATTAAACACAAGGAAGTGCAGAGTGTCCAAGCCTTTGCGGCGATGCTTGAAAAAATGGCCCAGAAGCTGAAACAGGAAGGAAAATTCACCTTCGTACAAGGGACGGAACAAGTGGAAGTGGCCCCGGGCGATCCAGTGAAAGTCGATTATAAATACACGGTCAAAGGCGACAAACACGAGTTTGAAATCGAAATCGAATGGTCCCCGAATCGCGCGTCTGCAGGCAAGATGTCAATTGAATAA
- a CDS encoding Hsp20/alpha crystallin family protein, with protein MFDLRPFRRKNEDLFERFKKAFEDVFDDDFLPDLGPDFKSLRTDITETKDAYIVQADLPGFNKEDIQIDIDNNYLTIRAKRDDHTEERDENDRVIRKERHFGEFYRSFYINDVDQERIEAELDNGVLKITLPKLHPGDDGNSKRIQIK; from the coding sequence ATGTTTGATTTAAGACCATTCAGAAGAAAAAATGAAGATTTATTTGAACGTTTCAAAAAAGCTTTTGAAGATGTATTCGACGACGACTTCCTACCAGATTTAGGACCGGATTTCAAATCTCTCCGCACAGATATCACAGAAACAAAAGATGCCTACATTGTACAAGCTGACTTGCCTGGTTTCAACAAAGAAGATATTCAGATTGATATAGACAACAACTACTTGACCATCCGCGCAAAACGGGATGACCACACAGAAGAGCGGGATGAAAATGACCGGGTGATCCGCAAAGAACGCCATTTCGGCGAATTCTACCGTTCTTTCTATATCAACGATGTGGATCAAGAACGCATTGAAGCGGAATTGGATAACGGTGTATTGAAAATTACCCTTCCAAAACTCCATCCTGGTGATGATGGCAATTCTAAACGCATCCAAATCAAATAA
- a CDS encoding S-layer homology domain-containing protein — translation MGIIHGKTNAQGQKFFDPYGKLTRAQMASILANAYQLKGTTDVAFSDVPKSHWAYEAVKALANNGITVGYGNGTFGTNDPITRTQYAVMMARLLNDEFKQTQTTNPSNNTDGSNSSKGQTYPDGWAAPVLKSSVKSDFKENLNILKNELGFTKLNGQLYVNEENYEVMGYLGSDTYAEHLLEFNFWDNSDFKDAYRIPIVAKEFLKLFFEDDYMIPFNYLNDYFHNGVVPPETFTANGKTVETIEGKSNIIFAIQK, via the coding sequence TTGGGGATCATCCATGGAAAAACCAATGCACAAGGTCAAAAATTCTTTGATCCATACGGCAAACTGACCCGTGCCCAAATGGCTTCCATTTTAGCGAATGCCTATCAATTGAAAGGAACAACGGATGTAGCATTTTCGGATGTGCCAAAATCCCATTGGGCTTATGAAGCGGTCAAAGCGTTGGCCAATAACGGTATTACTGTTGGTTACGGGAATGGGACATTCGGAACCAACGACCCGATTACCCGTACACAATATGCGGTGATGATGGCCCGTTTGTTGAATGACGAATTCAAACAAACCCAAACAACAAACCCTTCAAATAATACGGATGGTTCCAACAGCTCCAAAGGTCAAACCTATCCTGATGGTTGGGCTGCCCCTGTATTAAAATCAAGTGTGAAGTCCGATTTCAAAGAAAATCTTAACATTTTAAAAAATGAACTCGGATTTACTAAACTGAATGGTCAACTTTATGTGAATGAAGAAAACTACGAAGTCATGGGATATTTAGGGTCAGATACGTATGCTGAACATCTATTGGAATTTAACTTTTGGGATAATTCCGATTTTAAAGATGCCTATCGAATTCCAATCGTAGCCAAAGAGTTCTTGAAATTATTCTTTGAAGATGATTACATGATACCATTCAATTATTTGAATGATTATTTCCATAATGGAGTAGTACCACCAGAAACATTTACTGCAAATGGTAAAACTGTAGAAACTATTGAAGGAAAAAGTAATATTATTTTTGCAATACAAAAATAA
- a CDS encoding S-layer homology domain-containing protein codes for MSQKLWKGFSKKAMVLAGSFALSASIATSAFAETQPFKDVPTNFRAYQEIQYLSEKGIIKGYSDGHFGVNDNITRLQALTMILREKGITDFLM; via the coding sequence GTGAGTCAAAAACTTTGGAAAGGATTCAGCAAAAAAGCGATGGTATTGGCGGGATCGTTTGCTTTATCCGCATCCATTGCGACTTCAGCTTTTGCGGAAACCCAACCCTTCAAAGATGTGCCAACAAATTTCAGAGCATATCAGGAAATCCAATACTTGTCCGAAAAAGGAATCATCAAAGGTTATTCCGATGGCCATTTTGGCGTGAATGATAACATTACGCGCCTCCAAGCCTTGACCATGATTTTGCGGGAAAAAGGCATTACGGATTTTCTGATGTGA
- a CDS encoding S-layer homology domain-containing protein: MTILKKCWIFVIGIITASILVAAPANAATNPFIDVTTKDTHYPAIVELYNKGIVEGTSSKTYEPYKQVTRQEAALFIANALKLDTVNVPNAKFTDVPKSSKYYGAIAALSYKGVISGYPDGTFRPTNTLTRSQIAKMITLAFELSISKNTVTPFKDVNSISDIPTRQYIQTLVDYKITTGTTPTTFSPYTALNRGQLATFLKRAIDATGGGDFEIIGIE; this comes from the coding sequence ATGACCATACTGAAAAAATGTTGGATATTCGTCATCGGGATCATCACCGCTTCCATCCTTGTGGCGGCCCCTGCCAATGCGGCGACGAACCCATTCATCGATGTCACGACAAAAGATACCCACTATCCAGCCATCGTGGAGCTGTACAATAAAGGAATCGTTGAAGGGACAAGCAGCAAAACCTACGAACCGTACAAGCAAGTCACACGCCAGGAAGCGGCTTTATTTATTGCCAATGCGTTGAAGCTGGATACAGTGAATGTTCCGAACGCCAAATTCACAGATGTGCCGAAATCAAGCAAATACTATGGGGCCATTGCCGCGCTCAGTTATAAAGGCGTGATCAGCGGCTATCCGGACGGCACTTTCCGCCCGACAAACACATTGACCCGTTCCCAAATTGCCAAAATGATTACGTTGGCTTTTGAATTGTCCATCTCCAAAAATACCGTGACACCATTCAAAGATGTCAATTCCATTTCCGACATCCCAACAAGACAATACATTCAAACCCTCGTTGACTATAAAATTACAACGGGCACAACGCCTACCACATTCAGCCCTTATACTGCGTTGAACCGCGGACAATTGGCCACATTCCTGAAAAGAGCCATTGATGCGACGGGCGGAGGGGATTTCGAAATCATCGGCATCGAATAA
- a CDS encoding S-layer homology domain-containing protein: MKRKIVLAALFLFLLGIFSHTETTALGASNQTYKDINSNFWASTSILELTKKGYISGYADGTFKPNQYATRAEAASVLARSLEIPLDSNFVLKAKDVPASHPYYKEIRKLAELGIVQNNESFRPEEPLTRAQIAKMIALTYNVKVDSINKTTFKDYPKNFWAKDYIESLADVGIIKGTTSTTFSPNKNVTRAQMSELVYRGIDFKKKINSYQLAYDYLSKHYISTVNTAAGWTNEVVNLVNEERKKAGLPALKQDLALNQLAIIKAQDMIQRKYFDHYSPYYGYPWDMATLFDYEFTRFGENIGRNFKKPKDVVNAWMASKEHRDNILKDSYTYIGVGIKADANGNYYWVQLFSSK, from the coding sequence ATGAAACGAAAAATTGTGTTGGCCGCCTTATTTCTATTTTTGCTTGGTATTTTTTCACACACTGAAACGACAGCACTTGGAGCTTCCAACCAAACATATAAAGATATCAATAGCAACTTTTGGGCATCGACATCCATTTTGGAACTGACCAAAAAAGGGTACATAAGCGGATACGCTGATGGGACTTTCAAACCAAATCAGTATGCGACCCGTGCAGAGGCGGCAAGCGTCCTGGCCCGGTCACTGGAGATCCCGCTCGACTCCAATTTCGTACTGAAAGCGAAGGATGTTCCGGCAAGCCATCCATATTATAAAGAAATCCGAAAGCTGGCGGAGTTAGGGATCGTGCAAAACAACGAATCTTTCCGCCCCGAAGAGCCGCTGACAAGAGCCCAAATCGCCAAAATGATCGCCCTCACTTACAATGTAAAAGTGGATTCAATCAATAAAACCACTTTCAAAGACTATCCGAAAAACTTTTGGGCAAAGGATTACATTGAATCCCTGGCGGATGTGGGCATCATCAAAGGGACTACCTCCACCACATTTTCGCCCAATAAAAACGTCACAAGGGCGCAAATGTCGGAACTTGTTTACAGAGGCATCGATTTCAAGAAAAAAATCAATTCTTATCAATTGGCCTACGACTATTTATCCAAACATTACATTTCGACAGTCAATACGGCGGCCGGCTGGACAAATGAAGTCGTCAATTTGGTGAATGAAGAGCGGAAAAAAGCGGGGCTTCCCGCATTGAAACAAGACTTGGCCCTGAATCAACTGGCGATCATCAAAGCCCAGGACATGATTCAAAGAAAATATTTCGACCACTATTCCCCATATTACGGTTATCCGTGGGACATGGCCACTCTCTTTGATTACGAATTTACGAGATTTGGAGAGAACATCGGCCGCAATTTCAAAAAGCCGAAAGATGTCGTCAATGCGTGGATGGCATCCAAAGAGCACCGGGACAACATTTTGAAAGATTCCTATACCTATATCGGGGTGGGAATCAAAGCCGATGCCAATGGAAACTATTATTGGGTTCAGCTGTTTTCTAGTAAATAA
- a CDS encoding NlpC/P60 family protein, producing MKKKWILPMFASFMLVSGIGVSAAEAATVNELTSTAKQYIGAPYKYGGTNIQTGIDCSGYTRYIFSKFGISLKRSSREQFTQGTPVSKSDLKPGDLVFFNTSGSGVSHVGIYLGSNQFISATTSGGVEIDNINDRYYWGSRYVGARRVAEFTNEQAEQVKEAAIDFSVYASRGEAAIRLAAALGLDTNDTATPFVDVKPDSKYAGATKALNELQIFTGDASGKFNPGSPITRAQLAKVLVKAYGLQMKGEPKTFTDVPANHWAYEYVQILASNGITTGKSDGSFGVDEYATLEHLDIFIERIKNNLQ from the coding sequence GTGAAGAAGAAATGGATATTGCCAATGTTTGCATCATTTATGCTTGTATCAGGAATTGGAGTAAGCGCGGCAGAAGCTGCAACAGTGAACGAATTAACTAGTACAGCGAAGCAATATATCGGAGCGCCATATAAATATGGTGGAACAAACATTCAAACGGGAATCGATTGTTCCGGATATACGCGCTATATATTCTCAAAATTCGGAATTTCTTTGAAACGCTCTTCAAGAGAACAATTCACTCAAGGAACACCTGTATCCAAAAGTGATTTGAAACCTGGAGATTTGGTGTTCTTCAATACATCCGGCTCAGGCGTATCCCACGTCGGCATCTATTTGGGAAGCAATCAATTCATTTCCGCTACGACTTCCGGTGGCGTAGAAATCGACAACATCAATGACCGTTACTATTGGGGCTCCCGTTATGTCGGTGCGAGACGTGTGGCGGAATTTACAAATGAACAAGCGGAACAAGTAAAAGAAGCCGCAATCGATTTCAGCGTTTATGCATCCCGTGGTGAAGCTGCAATCCGCCTTGCCGCTGCGTTAGGTTTGGATACAAACGACACAGCTACGCCATTCGTTGATGTGAAACCTGATTCAAAATATGCTGGAGCGACAAAAGCATTAAATGAATTACAAATCTTCACAGGCGATGCGAGCGGAAAATTCAACCCTGGTTCTCCGATCACACGCGCCCAATTGGCCAAAGTTTTGGTGAAAGCTTATGGTTTACAAATGAAAGGTGAACCAAAAACATTCACAGACGTGCCAGCAAACCACTGGGCATATGAATATGTTCAAATTTTGGCATCCAACGGCATCACAACAGGCAAATCGGACGGTTCATTCGGCGTGGATGAATACGCAACATTGGAACACTTGGACATTTTCATTGAACGTATAAAAAATAATTTACAATAA
- a CDS encoding N-acetylmuramoyl-L-alanine amidase, whose translation MFKKRAGFLFTAFVLCLSFLLNIHTASAKVQFVDVPTNYDAYEEIQYLIGLGAIKGYETKNGTYYKPHEPVLRWQAAKMVVISKGLGTLTVSKSSFKDIQAGTEVSQYVERAVKAGYFTAYNNNGEFKPYVNLSRKEMAKVLAVAFQLDADKYANLSVPFKDISKNHPYYKYIAAIYYNGITQGSPSGNNRVFMPDSSVTRGQFASFIARAKESRFRLPLPVQGVQVPNEKDAIGTVMSTTDSLNVRSSKDTSSNANRIGQINKGDKLPLFEIQSGWFKVMYKGQYAYISSSYAQVVDDSGQPLGKVQKNVIATQKVNVYKMANTSSKVIGSYNANEQIPVYKTVGNWYLTQKGGVPGYVPISSTKEQAAAKPVEEKPNPGDTPVYTTNTIGRVTTNGLNIRQNADASSKSLGTLNKGDVVAVHSISGNWANVTTAKGTKGYVHKTYLKLINQSGSPVKGRIIVIDAGHGGKDPGASDEGAVEKEITLKVATVVKNKLEAAGAKVVMTRTGDTYPTLEDRVNIALNHYAEVFVSIHVNSAASKSANGTETYYSVQGNVNVEEDATLAKAINNQIVKNADMYNRGVKQEDYYVIRNMLLPSVLVELGFITNPEDRAKLTNSEYIEIFGDSIYKGIVEYYQN comes from the coding sequence TTGTTTAAGAAAAGAGCGGGTTTTTTGTTCACAGCTTTTGTCCTGTGTTTGTCGTTCCTATTGAATATACATACGGCTAGTGCAAAAGTACAATTTGTCGATGTGCCGACAAACTACGATGCTTATGAGGAAATTCAGTATTTGATCGGTTTGGGGGCCATCAAAGGGTACGAAACGAAAAATGGTACATATTATAAGCCGCATGAGCCGGTATTGAGATGGCAGGCGGCAAAAATGGTGGTAATCTCCAAAGGGCTGGGAACGCTGACAGTCAGCAAATCTTCGTTCAAGGATATCCAAGCGGGCACAGAAGTTTCGCAATACGTGGAAAGGGCTGTGAAAGCGGGATATTTCACAGCTTATAACAATAATGGCGAATTTAAGCCTTATGTCAATTTATCCCGTAAGGAAATGGCGAAGGTTTTGGCGGTCGCCTTCCAGTTGGATGCGGATAAATATGCCAATTTATCGGTTCCGTTTAAAGATATTTCGAAAAACCATCCATATTATAAATACATTGCGGCCATTTACTACAACGGTATCACGCAAGGAAGCCCTTCCGGCAATAATCGCGTCTTTATGCCGGATTCTTCCGTTACCCGGGGGCAATTCGCATCCTTCATCGCCCGGGCAAAAGAATCGCGTTTCCGTTTGCCATTGCCGGTCCAAGGGGTGCAAGTGCCAAATGAAAAAGATGCCATTGGTACGGTGATGTCTACGACGGACAGCTTGAATGTGCGCAGTTCCAAAGATACCTCCTCCAATGCCAATCGGATCGGGCAAATCAATAAAGGGGACAAGCTCCCTTTATTTGAAATTCAATCCGGCTGGTTCAAAGTGATGTATAAAGGGCAATATGCCTATATTTCCAGCAGCTACGCCCAAGTGGTGGATGATTCGGGGCAACCCCTCGGCAAAGTGCAGAAAAATGTCATCGCCACACAAAAGGTGAATGTTTATAAAATGGCAAATACCAGCTCCAAAGTGATCGGTTCTTATAATGCCAACGAACAGATTCCGGTGTATAAAACCGTTGGAAATTGGTATTTGACGCAAAAAGGCGGCGTTCCGGGCTATGTTCCAATTTCATCGACGAAGGAACAGGCTGCAGCAAAGCCGGTAGAGGAAAAGCCTAATCCGGGAGATACGCCTGTCTACACAACCAATACAATTGGACGAGTGACAACGAACGGATTGAACATCCGCCAGAATGCCGACGCTTCTTCCAAATCCCTCGGCACCCTCAACAAGGGGGATGTGGTGGCCGTCCATTCCATCAGCGGAAACTGGGCGAATGTGACGACAGCCAAAGGGACAAAAGGCTATGTGCATAAAACCTATTTGAAATTGATCAACCAAAGCGGCAGTCCGGTGAAAGGGCGTATTATCGTCATCGATGCGGGCCATGGCGGCAAAGACCCTGGCGCATCCGATGAAGGCGCGGTGGAAAAAGAGATCACCTTGAAGGTGGCGACCGTTGTGAAAAATAAATTGGAAGCGGCCGGGGCCAAAGTCGTCATGACGAGAACGGGCGATACGTACCCAACCCTTGAAGACCGGGTGAATATTGCATTGAACCACTATGCGGAAGTGTTTGTGAGCATTCACGTCAACTCCGCTGCAAGCAAGAGCGCCAACGGAACAGAAACGTACTATAGTGTACAGGGAAATGTGAATGTGGAAGAAGATGCAACGTTGGCGAAAGCGATCAACAATCAAATTGTGAAAAATGCGGATATGTACAACCGCGGCGTTAAACAAGAGGATTATTATGTGATTCGCAATATGCTGCTTCCATCCGTATTGGTGGAATTAGGATTCATTACCAATCCGGAAGATCGCGCGAAATTGACAAACAGCGAATACATCGAAATCTTCGGCGATTCGATTTATAAAGGAATTGTGGAATATTATCAAAATTGA
- a CDS encoding C40 family peptidase: MKKRWLIPVFASFMIFTSPIVDAEAATTQELVATAKQYIGVPYVWGGTTTQGFDCSGFTQKVFADLGYQINRTSAAQYAQGTPVSKANLQVGDLVFFNTSGNGVSHVGIYIGNNQFINSSSSKGVSIASLDNSYWKSRYVGAKRIVDFSKAAPEVKPAAVDFSFYASREKVALRLAEGLGLDTSNTNSPFVDIKPTDSVAGAATALHQLKIFEGNEQGKFNPNSPITRAQMAKVLVVAFNLQPTGKAVQFHDVPQNHWAYDYITILAQHGITIGKGNGLYGPNDYVTLTQLETFLSRATNR, encoded by the coding sequence GTGAAGAAGCGATGGCTAATACCGGTTTTTGCATCTTTCATGATTTTTACATCACCCATCGTGGATGCGGAAGCGGCAACTACACAAGAATTAGTAGCAACAGCAAAACAATACATAGGGGTCCCATATGTATGGGGCGGCACGACAACACAAGGATTTGATTGTTCCGGATTTACGCAGAAAGTATTCGCCGATTTGGGTTATCAAATCAACCGGACATCCGCAGCCCAATATGCACAAGGCACGCCCGTTTCAAAAGCAAATTTGCAGGTTGGGGATCTCGTATTCTTTAATACGTCCGGAAATGGCGTTTCCCATGTAGGGATTTACATCGGGAACAATCAGTTTATCAATTCTTCTTCAAGCAAAGGGGTCAGCATTGCTTCATTGGATAACAGTTACTGGAAGAGCCGTTATGTTGGAGCAAAACGCATCGTGGATTTCTCAAAAGCGGCTCCTGAAGTGAAACCGGCAGCGGTCGATTTCAGCTTCTATGCTTCCCGCGAGAAAGTGGCTTTGCGCTTGGCGGAAGGGTTGGGCCTTGATACTTCCAATACCAATTCGCCATTCGTCGATATCAAACCGACCGATTCAGTGGCTGGGGCCGCAACAGCCCTTCATCAATTGAAAATCTTTGAGGGGAATGAGCAAGGAAAATTCAATCCGAATTCTCCGATCACCCGCGCACAAATGGCCAAAGTGCTTGTAGTGGCTTTCAACTTGCAACCGACTGGCAAAGCGGTGCAATTCCATGATGTACCTCAAAATCATTGGGCTTATGATTATATTACGATTTTGGCGCAGCATGGCATTACCATCGGAAAAGGCAATGGCTTGTACGGACCGAACGATTATGTGACGCTTACTCAGTTGGAGACTTTCTTAAGCCGCGCAACGAATCGATAA
- a CDS encoding N-acetylmuramoyl-L-alanine amidase, protein MFLKKFGFLCALLSLVMMAAFSTEASASQRFADVPATHEAYQPINYLADRGIIKGYNENGKQVFKLYNSVTRGQAAKMVVLGAGYQPLKVSQSSFVDVNPKTDPELSGFVERAASLGLFNTSNKRFNPYAPLTRGEMSMAVAKAFKLDVNKYASYPSPFCDIPTNHPYFKYINALYYNGIAQGSNGKFNPDSYLTRMQFSLLVARAMNAQFRLDVKPVTGQNPCQHQTAPERTDTIGRATVNDLNVRSAANASSSIIGKLNRGDEVYVISIDGWWAKVNYKGSVGYVHKTYLKLINQSGTAVKNRIIVIDPGHGGKDPGAVNGSYAEKRIALAVASTVKQKLERDGAVVYMTREGDTYPTLQDRVDFAQGKYAEMFVSIHVNSSSSSSAKGTETYYSITANDNELEDKALATNINNEIVKQADMVNRGVKREDYYVIRHSVFPSVLVELGFITNNEDLSKLVNSNYQEIFGNAIYQGIVNYYSN, encoded by the coding sequence ATGTTTTTGAAAAAATTCGGCTTCTTATGTGCATTATTGTCGCTTGTAATGATGGCGGCATTCAGTACGGAAGCATCCGCGAGTCAACGGTTTGCCGACGTTCCTGCAACGCATGAAGCCTATCAACCAATCAATTATTTGGCGGATCGGGGCATCATTAAAGGCTATAACGAAAATGGAAAGCAAGTGTTCAAGTTATATAACTCTGTCACTCGTGGACAAGCCGCAAAAATGGTTGTGCTGGGTGCAGGTTATCAACCGCTGAAAGTTTCGCAATCTTCCTTTGTGGACGTCAATCCGAAAACAGATCCTGAATTATCGGGATTTGTGGAAAGAGCGGCCAGTCTGGGGCTTTTCAACACTTCCAATAAACGGTTCAATCCGTATGCCCCGCTTACCCGTGGAGAAATGAGCATGGCGGTGGCAAAGGCATTCAAATTGGATGTGAACAAATATGCGTCTTATCCGTCGCCATTCTGTGACATTCCAACCAACCATCCGTATTTTAAATATATAAATGCCTTATACTACAATGGAATTGCCCAAGGAAGCAACGGAAAATTCAATCCGGACAGCTATTTGACAAGAATGCAATTCTCCTTGTTGGTGGCACGGGCCATGAACGCCCAATTCCGTCTGGATGTGAAACCGGTGACGGGCCAAAATCCATGCCAGCATCAAACGGCTCCTGAAAGAACGGATACCATTGGACGCGCGACGGTGAATGATTTGAATGTCCGGAGTGCGGCGAATGCAAGTTCCTCCATTATCGGAAAATTGAATCGCGGCGATGAAGTGTACGTCATTTCCATTGATGGTTGGTGGGCCAAAGTGAACTATAAAGGTTCCGTCGGCTATGTGCATAAAACGTATTTGAAATTGATCAACCAAAGCGGAACGGCCGTGAAAAACCGGATTATCGTGATTGATCCAGGACATGGCGGAAAGGATCCGGGGGCAGTAAACGGCAGTTATGCGGAAAAACGCATCGCTCTGGCGGTGGCCAGCACGGTGAAACAAAAGTTGGAAAGAGATGGCGCGGTGGTGTATATGACGCGCGAAGGGGATACATATCCTACATTGCAGGATCGGGTGGATTTTGCTCAAGGGAAATATGCTGAAATGTTCGTAAGCATTCATGTCAATTCCTCATCCAGTTCCAGCGCCAAGGGAACGGAAACGTATTACAGCATTACCGCAAATGATAATGAACTCGAAGACAAAGCGCTTGCGACAAACATCAATAACGAGATTGTGAAGCAGGCGGATATGGTGAATCGTGGAGTGAAACGCGAGGATTATTACGTGATCCGCCACTCGGTCTTCCCGTCGGTGCTTGTCGAGTTGGGCTTCATTACGAATAATGAGGACCTCTCCAAACTGGTCAACAGCAACTATCAAGAGATTTTTGGAAACGCGATTTATCAAGGAATCGTCAATTATTATAGTAATTAA